The following coding sequences are from one Bradyrhizobium sp. WSM471 window:
- a CDS encoding DUF2093 domain-containing protein, which translates to MLNKFGPSGHGEAQVQYLDGDFRVISPGTFVRCAITDTRIPLDELKYWSVDLQEAYATPAAVLERHYPGAPKPQA; encoded by the coding sequence GTGCTGAACAAGTTCGGCCCCTCGGGCCATGGCGAAGCGCAGGTGCAGTATCTCGACGGCGATTTCCGCGTGATCTCGCCGGGGACCTTCGTGCGTTGCGCGATCACCGATACGCGCATCCCGCTCGACGAGTTGAAATACTGGAGCGTGGATTTGCAGGAAGCCTACGCCACGCCCGCCGCCGTGCTCGAGCGGCATTACCCGGGCGCGCCCAAGCCGCAAGCGTGA